The segment TTTTAAACTACTGTggaaattatattatatatataaaatgatgGTTATCTTATTTAAAGATAACTGGCAGTATACAAAATGATCTTCACTAATTTATTACCAAATGTAACAAACACGGACATGTTCAAGTTTCCAATGGTTACCAGACTGGACATGCTATATTAACAATAAATTAATGGGCGATTCTGTTTTACTTCACATGTGTAATATAAACAAGTTTTCGTGCACACATCAGAatcttctatctctttctctctctatatatatactattctACCTAATTAAATATTAGACTCTAAGCTATCCATTTAAAAGGAAAGGGATATAAGTAAGAAtatgacaaaaaatatttatttagctaaGTTATCGTTCGTTAGTTTAAGAAAGTTTGCGAATATTTATATGAcaattataattaaatctaaaggagctttaaaaatatggtaaaaaaTGACTTACTTTAAAAGGGTCAAATGGTCTCTTTAAAAACTGTTCTGGGGACATGTACACGACAGTTCCTTTTCTTTTGGTCGCCATTGTATCCTCAGTGGGCAAGATATCCGATAAGCCGAAATCAGCAATGAGAATTTTCTTTTCTGTGATCAAAATGTTGTCCGTTTTCAAGTCTCTGTGAGCAACTTTTTTGTTATGGAGATAGTTAACTGCTGCACACAGCTGCACAAAGTATTCATCACTCATCTCCTGATGAATGGAAGGCAGTACCTTGGTCAGAGTGCCATCTTCGTAGAATGGCATCACATAAGCGAAGTACCGAGGAAAGGATCCCATGAAATCCATGCTCATGATAAAAGGATGGTGGATCGTGGCGAGTACTGCAACTTCAGATAAGAAATGCTTTACGATTTTTTTATCATCATAAGTGCTGTCTTTGTAATAAGCTTTGATGACTTTCTTGACGTTGTGGTCTAGTTTGGATGTGACTTGAAAAACTTTGATCGGGTAATTGTAGTGAAGCAGTGTGCCCACCTCGAAGTGATGTACTTGGCATATTTCTTTCTGGTAGTTTTGAAGTTCCAGTGTTTTTCTTTCCAgatgatacattttaaaatagaattggAGAACACAGATATCCGAAAATAGAGGATGAATTAAATTCCTACAATACGAAAACACTAAGTCCCAAAGAAATAAGAACACAAATATAATAAGTCCAACACTTGTATTTCTCAAAGAGAGCTCAAAGCTAATGTAAGAGGAGGTACAGTGATAAATGAtagagttaattttttaaattgatttttatagCCAAGTGAGCTCCTCCCACAATCCTTGAGctacaaatgtttaattttacgTCATGTGATTGGCTGAAAGCTGGAGGTGCGCCAAACTATCCTCGTTGTCTTTGAAGTTTTTGACCAGTGGATGACACTTGGAGACTCCATTGTTCAGAGGTACATACGTCAGCAGACGACCAAGGTTTGGGCTGCTGTCATAATTTGTTGCTTTGCAAGGATGAACACATTAGTGATTGAAGGACCGACAATGTCAacaatcttttgttttctcgAGACGACTTAGTGACCAGTTGCAGTGGACACCGTCTCGGTCATTCGGAGAAAGAGCAGGGGATTGCGGGGAACAAAAGGACAGTATCAGATGTTTATGTAAGCATTGAGAAAGCGTATCGAAAATGTCACCCGCTCCTTACCCAAATACATTTCGTGTGTGGTAAGCATGGAAGGACAAggttaaagaattttaaaaatatgttacaatgttcgttttaaaaaaagaaatgccaaTGTTGCATAGTATATTTAAAGTATTATAACTACTAATGTACTAACATTTTTGTATCTATTGAagtagtaaattatttttttgtttatattatttaaaaaaatcatttctattGTCTTgccaaatgtattttttttaaatcacatatAAATTCGcctaaaataaatcaaaattaatatAGTCATTTCGAAGTAAAATGTTCAACTGTTAATTAAGTAAAGATGTGTGCCCCTGTCGTGTGTACGTTGAGAGCTCTTTATTAAGCTTCACGTGATGGCAAATGTTATggaccaaaaaaacaactatttactGCTTTTCTCTAATATATTGTTTGCCAATGGGTGTACATTTATAACTAAAATTTTCATCTAAAAATAGCTCTCTATAAATGGGAATAACGACTAAAATTGTCAATCATTGTACTTTACCTATGGAAttgtgatatttaaaaaaactttcactTAATGGgttaacagttttattttgACCCAGCTCAAGTTACGTGTTTCTTTGTTACATCTctttaatagttaaaaaaaacactttctttttttctttcatcaaGATGGCACTATAACTTCATGACATACAATATTTAAAgtccaatatattttataagcaATAAAACgttgaaaattaaatgtaagacaatttcaaacaaggttacaaagaaagtttgtgtggaaacacaaagtcAGAATCgaatcggtccccgaagtggtccacccaggcaggtaaaagggaaagtttcaatattttcagaaagaacaccagaatgaaattatatcaaatagAAATACCgttgtatttattaaaatactgttacgtatttctgaatcttctggctaaatgtactagtaggcacacaaataaaaacactgcaaagaacttgacgactaaactctcagcttcatataactttattgactattaactctaacaatttgttactgtaacatgtagcatagaagactgtacaatatctgtcagtttacagttagctatacttcgttgcaattcatctcttcacttcgttgcaattcatctcttctcaacttgcatcgagtcgtattccactgaacagaccaacgacacacttcccagtgtcgctccaggtctcccaaagctgaaccaagtcgtactcaaagtctaccgaatcagagccgcacacgtcttacatcgactgtatcgactgtaacggctcaagtccactgtagttcgctgtatagactttaacgacagtagtccactccagttaactctaccctagttaacttgcatcgagtcgtacacatctctcttctactgtctcgcacagtagacaacagtaccgacgactcactcacgactctatacgactgactttcacattaactttctggcttatatagagtccctaatcgcttctccaaagttgcacaaacactgcttgtatcttctggaataacacgcgAGGAAAAGTCACAtactgtctttgtttatacatgtagattccagagaacacttgctgcagtgtcatcaagtcggggtcacacgtagtgacctctatctgtcactgttcattagtaactgtccccctacttagatctgtttgtcccctggaacaatacgtgaggacacgtcacatcctgtctttgtttgtacatgtagattccagagaacactcgctgctgtgtcatctcgccggggtcatacgt is part of the Biomphalaria glabrata chromosome 10, xgBioGlab47.1, whole genome shotgun sequence genome and harbors:
- the LOC129928537 gene encoding uncharacterized protein LOC129928537: MYHLERKTLELQNYQKEICQVHHFEVGTLLHYNYPIKVFQVTSKLDHNVKKVIKAYYKDSTYDDKKIVKHFLSEVAVLATIHHPFIMSMDFMGSFPRYFAYVMPFYEDGTLTKVLPSIHQEMSDEYFVQLCAAVNYLHNKKVAHRDLKTDNILITEKKILIADFGLSDILPTEDTMATKRKGTVVYMSPEQFLKRPFDPFKCDMFALGVVYWCMVFKVNVLNQDTMEPMMETVRTKLSPTSIDR